From the genome of Mya arenaria isolate MELC-2E11 chromosome 5, ASM2691426v1:
aaaatgtaaaccaTTTGTGACAAGGACAATTATTGATCTGGGGCAATATTAGGGTATAGAGGCAGCTTATAATTTTACCTTTTTGTAAATTCAACTGTTTCCTCCATTGGTGTTATgctttaagtatatattttgcaattaatatatgtaaactcaagatttttaaaaatgtaaactcAATTTTAAAGAACtagatttttgaagaaatataacaattcaaaattttacactgtagttaaaatatgtaaaaagtCTTTAGATGCCTCTGTAATATCAACcctgggcctaaaaaaaaaaattgtttggttagggttacatccttaaaaaaaataggtagggtaggtaggctttttatttttttttattttttttttttaattaggttttatataagaatataattttcatcattggagaatggtgttaaagctatcttctgtacaagcatttaaggtttaaacttaatattaaaaagcaattaaaaaaaaaacgaaatatttttttttttttttttttttttttttttagtttttcatttttttctcaaactgactataaaaacggtagggtcggcgcctattccgtaggtagggtcgggtaacccgaaccaaatgtattttttttttaggccctggCTTAAATCATAGTTACGCCCCTAGTTTATGACAAAAGCAGATGAGCATTGACATCTAGTTTTTTCAGACTAATGTTTTTGGCAATAAACCCAGATATgttcttaattaaaattaagttttGTGTACTGATCTTAAAAAAGGACCTATTTTTTCAGGAAATatgggtggtggtggtggtggaggagGAAATATGGGCATGGGTAATAAAATGGGAAATCAGATGGGCATGGGAGGAAATATGGGTGGAATGGGTATGAATAACATGGGGATGGGTGGAAATATGGGGATGGGCGGGAATATGGGAATGGGAGGAAATATGGGGATGGGTGGAAATATGGGTGGAAACATGGGGATGGGTGGAAATATGGGTGGAATGGGAATGGGAAATTACAATATGGGTCAAGGGATGGGTGGTATGGGCGGAAATATGGGCATGAATAATATGGGAATGGCTGGGAATTATGGGGGCTATGGTGGTTATGGGATGGGTGGAAATATGGGGATGGGCGGGAATATGGGAATGGGAGGAAATATGGGGATGGGTGGAAATATGGGTGGAAACATGGGGATGATGAACAACCAAGCTGGGCAGACCACCACAGGAGCATCAACTGGTGGCAAAGACTCTACAAAAAATGCTGTAGCCCCAATGAACAGTGGACAGACATCATCTACATCCTCACAAGCCTCTGGCCAGGGGTATAACCAGCAGCAGATGATGCCTAACCAGATGGGCATGCAGAATCCCATGGGCATGATGGGAAATCAGATGGGCATGATGGGAAATCAGATGGGTATGATGCCCAACCAAATGGGCTATAACCAGATGGGAATGATGGGAAATTATGGTGGATACGGAATGGGCATGGGAATGGTTAGTACTctgatataatttattatcataCAATATCAAACAACATGcaattttgggccttcggacattattctgataaattacaataataaattgTAGAAACTgccaaaagtaataaaaatttTACCAATAAACTTATTTCTTTGAAAGTAATCTTATTTTACAGTTTTTTCGTAAAAAAATTATAAGACCAATTATCACACCatgttgccatagcaaccaaaCCAATCAAAAGGACttattttagtaaaaatgaTCTTATCCTTTTTTAATGATTGCTTAATGACATAATAATGACACAACaatcataaatgtatttatgttttaaaatatttccacatGAGGGTAATAACTAAATTTGTAAGCCATCTGGAATATTGAAACAGGGTGTTTAAAgcgttttgtttataaacagaCTGAAGGCCCATCATCGTGTGTTGCGACTTATATATTAATGtaggtacatgtataattaGTCTTAACTACTTGAGAGTTAAAACCTGCCCACTTgtgaaaattaaagaaattcatGATGAAGATAATACCACTAACATGTTCATGTCTATTGAagttgtattttcattaaagcCCTAAGTATTCTAGGCTTTAACAGTCAGTGCCTCTTTGGcctaaaaaaagtttaattaatttaaaaacttttagacaagatgtaaccctaaccaaacaaaaaaaaattagcGTAGGGTTTCAGACACTTCTGAATGCCCTGAATGAGGTTACGTAATCAATTTTCATTTGTGTACATTTGACCACTGACAAATTCTACTCCCATTTTCAGCAGGGAATGGGAGGTAACCCCATGATGAACCAGATGCAGGGTCAAGGTCAGATGGGGGGTCAAGGTCAGATGGGTCAAGGTCAGCAGATGGGGAACCAGCAGCAGATGGGCATGATGGGACAGCAGCAGCAGCCACAGATTCAGGGAGCAGACAAGTCCGGAGCCGCCCCAGCCACGGGAGGTTACGGCATGGCAGGGCAGCAGGGTGAGTAAATGTCACAGCAAAtctgtatacaaaaaatatgcttttttaatcattttagcCAAATGAGTTCAAGATAgtaaagcattaaaattaaaataaacaaattgcatTGACTTATAATATATTTGGGCATGATGTAGAACTATCATATTTTCACCAATCTGTATAGGCTGGGGCACAGGGTCTGGTGAATACAATGCTGGTGGCGATTACAGTGCACAGGGAAAGGCCTCAGGTGGCAGATAAAGCGACTAAACAGGTATGATGACAAGGAATGTTGActatagtttatatttaaagctctcctgttttaataaaaaacaaatgaggTATGTTCATATCCTTTGGGTTATCTGCattgtcatgattttttttttaattcagcaTTGACATGAAACAAAGTGCCTTTGTATACTACTGGTATGGGACTTTGCACCTCTGAAGCAAGTCCTTAAActcttgttaaaatatttgctgAGTTGTCCCCCtttattgtcttaaaataaaacatacaagcTTTGGCATCAGCTTGCTGTGCTGTGGTTGCTTTTTTTCTTAACACAATCAAATGATAATTGGTAGAACAGGAGCAAAGTTTGCAAATTTCTTTAGTTCAGGATGATGCTGTATTTATGATTATAAGTAGTTTAAGATGTTGAGCTATCCTTGTTTATTGGTTTGCAGTTTGAATATTATGAGCATTAGTCatataaacttattaaattcaattaatAGTCTTTAGAGTAATGTATTGGAAGTACCATTCAAATATAACAGGTACCTTACCGAATATTGTTAATCATTGATTTACCTTAACGATTATTAGCCACATGCATATTTCCTTATAATTAATTTACTTCAGTGTTTGTAAATAACTATCATTTAAGAGTAATATTAGAAGTACAATTAAATTACTACAGTTACctaacaaaatattgttaaagtttGAACTTTGTATAAAATTTTGCTTTGAGCCATTTATAATTTGAGCCATTTATAATTGCAGAGTAgagtttgtatttattgtgtatATGGTGTTAGTTATCCATGACCGTGTACGATCTCATTAACTCGACTTTGTACGTTTCTTATTTACTCTAGGCATGGCAGTTGTGTGCAGATCGTGTGAGATGTAGTGTAGGATACTGGTTGCCATGGCGATAAAGGAACATGTAGATCTTGTGTTCAGTAGACTTTCATCTTCATAAAACATGCTGGCTCATGCCCATCGTAGATTAGACATGTGTTACTTTCACCTTAATGAAATGATTGTCATAAAAATTGTCATAATTACAAACAAGTCATCTAATTAAATTGTGGATTCTTGTACTGGTGCttgccatttatattttcaaataaaataaatcagcaAGCCCGGAAATCATGTTACCAATGCGGGCTTCTGGGCTTATGCTTATTTCGACCACTTGACAGATATTCCAGTAGTAAGATGTACTGTATTGTagaaatcaaaaaaataaaattccagtgttttgtttatgtatcaAGTTTGTGTTTGACAGACTATGGAACaattgatgttatatttaacTTGTTAAGGCTAATTTTCTGTTGTTCTGTCATTACTTTGTTATTGtacattgttaattttagtCCTGTTCTGTTCATAAAGAATAAGGGAATGATCACAAATAAGTtgattatgattttaattgaacTGTAGGCTTTTAGTTTCTGGATTATTTGGTTTGATTCACACATAccaattaaatacatttatttgtgtGCGTAGCTATTCTAATCCCAGGATgaattgtttattgatttttgatGTTACTGgtacatttaataataatttagatCAGCTTAGAAAAAAGCTTTGTACATAGCTATACTTGCTTATGACTAGAGTATAGGTAGGCGTAAACTACCAGTACTAAACAAAaagaatacatataatatatactcTGGTCATTAGTTGTTAATTACATAGATCCAAATAAGAATTTCATTAGTTAAAATCAATGACTCACTATTTGGTTTTCAACATGTACTGTTAAAGCAAAGGGACACACACTCATCACTGGAGTGGCTTCATAAATTATGTACAATATATACCATGGtatattacatttgttttatcagtTAAAATAGATCATAGAGTAGATAAAGctatgttttatgtaatgttttattttgatatttgttgtgtaaCATATTATGATGAACTATTTTTGTCAGattaaatattcaacaattgTAGTTGCAATAAAGTTTTGTAGATTAGATATTACCTGTGTTTTATTGGAACCGAAAGAAGAAGTTCAAATGTAGACCATTATTAATTATGTGCTATTTTCTCAATTCCTTCATGCTTATAGACATGTATGCACGTACAGTACATTTAAAATTAGTAGATAATTAGGCATCTTGCCATTGTAATCAATCAGATgagaaataattttgtattatatctgttataatttattaaatagtaTAGCTGTTTTAAAAGATAAGCAGTCACTATAAAGGTCATTCAAGAATTGATTTTCCTTGTAGTGATCGACATTCAGggattttgttttgtgtaacCCCCGCTACTGGATAGGTTGTTGTCATTTAACTTAACTTAGACCAAGACTAACCTGCCCCTATTTTCTATACTGGAGGCAAATCTAGATTTGATAGATaattaaaaatcaacataaattttaattaaaatagcaAGAATGGGAGCCTCGCTCTGATAGGTCACTTGTCGGAGGTTGTTAGAGGTGGCCAAAGTAATCTATTGGCTTCTACAATGTTTTTCTATTGttggtaagagtggtctagtggtataggtgtacCTCACCCACCCAAGAGATTGtaggtttgatccccaccagggtgagagtgatgTTATACAATACGTGTCCAtttctcacccaagaggttgtaggtttgatccccaccaggggaaACTTTCTCATGGACAATCAAAAAGGACACAAGTGAGAGAGATATTCATATCAGCTTTACCCTGTGTTCACCATCGCGCTAGTTTGAACAAGCGTAAACTATGTGACTATTGTAGATacaaatgtaattattattgCTAGACAGGTACGTTGgtttacattatttatgattatttactGTAGTGTTAAgtaaaaaaaagatatgtatATTGTAGTTGTTTGATATTGGCAGAgatacatatataatgatatatttggATGTAAAATTGCTGCACATTTCTGAATTATGTAGTGACTGCTCTACATATGTACATTGTAGATTTTTggctttaattaaaaaagaaatattatgatgttttatgatatttggaAGTAAAATTGTTGCACATATTGTTACTACAGTATCGTTGCTCAGTTACGTAGTAACTAGTTTAAGTACTGTTACAGTCTAAAGAATACCAATGTCTTATTGGTGTATTATTGGTCTTacgtttatattttatatgctttCTTCCTGCATTTTCAGACTTTTGCCTGGGTCTGCTTCTCTGCCACTGGTTGTTAGATGTGGGTTCATCATGAAAAGATATGGAAAGGGTGTGTATAATACTTCAAGGCAGTATTTCCCGATTCtgattttcaatattgttaAGTCTATTTTGGTTCTAAAAAGCAACTTGTAAGGTTTCTTGTGTTTTCATGAATTTATACTCATTGATTAGAGATGGAAACTGGTTTTAACCTTACAAACTTACCTAATGATTACGACCCTACGGAAAGTGGATAATTCAAATGAAGCTTGTGAATGCAAAATCGAGTGGTACTGAAAGTTAGATTGCACTTTTTTTACGGGGTCTGAGGAACTTGAACAACCTTCAGATAGAAGAGCACTGAGGTCCGTTGCCCCCAATTGTGAGCTATTGCCCGCTTTAAAGATAAGTATTTTTCATAGCCTTACTGTTGGCTTTGTTGTGGTAGTGCGAAAACTCGTATCTGCtaaatataatttgtgtacTTCAAAGCACTCAATTTTGGGATTCAAAGGTTTAGCCCATTTGTAGGCAGTAAAATACTTCCAAACGTCCTTTAACGGAGGCCCTGGTAAGTGTCCATTTGTATCCCTTGTTcgacttaaaattaaaacaataagtgTGGTGTTTGCTCCACCGCGCTCTTGTTTTCTAAATTAATTTTGACCGTTGATAAGAAAATCTGCATCTAAAATGTACTGTAAAACATTTGGACCTTTCCTTTTCTTTTTCCATTTATTAACTTATTCTATATTTAACCAAAAGCCCTATTTTGATTCAGGTTGGAGGTAAGAAGGACTCTTACATGGTACTCTCGAATATCACTCTCTTCCTATGGAACTCGCCGCCAGTGTGACAAAATCGCAAGCTCAGTGGGATGCTGGGAAGGATGCTGCTACAACATGGTTGTGTCTTGAGATTCAATGCAGGCAAATAAAGCACTGCAGGTATGTGTGAAAGGTTTGAAATCTTTAGCACTGATTTCAGTAATTAAACTAGACTCTTAGGGAAACTATTTACATTAAACTATAGTATTGAAGGTACactgttattgaatatttgtataCTGATATTACAGGTATTCTCAcccttaaaggggctgtactctgtatgatgaaatagcggaaaaaaagaaaattgtcgaaactGACagaaacttggcatcgatgtgtacaatgcattgaaacttattaactgaagtaccacatagtttacaatttattaaagtttagcagttatttcgtatttttccactAAAAAAGATTACTTATTATGTCTATCAggtagtcggtgttatcacatgatattatcAAGGTAGatatatagcttaattatgtcacataATTAGAGTTAGCCTtcatagctcagtggatacgacgctggactgcaattttggctacacgggttcgaacccggtctccgacacaatttttttacattttggtactttttttacaattatgatgtgaaagcataacacattctattagataattgtcctgagattcattacagtaaaaaactttttttggtgccaatctggtgtacagtccctttaagagacAGTAAGGGATTTCCTTTCAGTATAAGAAGCTGCtaagtacatgtaaaacatttttaacaatttttatttatttctccaaAGGCCAAAAATTATTTCTCACATGGCTCAAACGATAATAAATATggaattaattgatattttatgaagttaagctttataaaagttGAATGTTGCTGTGaggttaaatgttttaacattatgtcataaaaaagggtttctaaaaatatataaaattgtaGGACAACACATTCCTGTTGATAGCATTATATTCTCTCTTTTTTCAGATAGAAGACTTGGTTGTCTGAGTGACAGGGCTAGAAACAGAATTAATGATGCAGAAGATGTTACTGAAGAACAAGCAGTTCTTAACGAAACTTTTGCAGCATGAAGAAGacaacatataaaaacatgaatatagTTCTTCAGATATGTTTACATGTGTCATcttctctaaataaagatattcttATAATTATTGACCCATCTGTTTTTCCAAGCCTTTGCATTTCTGTCATCAGCTAGTAAAACCTTGACTGTGACCAGCTTCGTATCTCTTGAACCGCttaaaggattttgaaataactttataaataactttattaaaaagatACTGAGATGATGTGCAGAGCGCGTGTTTCAATTCGTtgggttcaaggtcaaggccatACTTAGAGGTCAAAGTTCATATCACTACACTTTGTGTCTGCTTCATAACTCTTAAACTGCTTGAAAGTTTTTTAGTAAATTTGCCTCAAATTTTAACCATACTGAGACAGTGTGCGCAGCACATGTAACAAGTTGatggttcaaggtcaaggtcacacttaaaggtcaaaggttaTATCACTACATTTCGTGTCCGCTCCATATCGCCAACTGcctgaaggattttgaaataacttgccacaaatgttcattaaattgagacgatgtgcagagcACATGTAACAGCCAACTTGgttcaagttcaaggtcacacttaaagacCAAAGATCATAACTACATTCTGTGTCCAGTCTATATCTCTTGAAGGCATGacttgccacaaatgttcaccatattgaaaCAATGTGCAAAGGGGGAGACGTCagattttttattacattaacaACTGTCTAGTAATTATTGTTTATCGTTGCAATAAGGTGTGACCCGCTAATTATACTGATTTGAGATCATTGaagatttcattttaaaaaatggttttaccTGTAACCACTGGATTTTCATAATGTATGTAAACTTCTTCTGTATATATTGAGgaaaaacatttaagtatatttatgtTCCTGTATTTTCCACTGAaccaaaatgtttcattatctGTACAgcagtaaaaaaaacatgcatgcCTTCAGGCAGCTTTTTTTAGACCACATAACATTCAtgaaattaaagtgacacttttattcaaaaccaatacatagacatgtataacaaacatcaagtttgactgataaaccattaacttcttcctaaataatgcttttatggaaactattgatTACGGATAAAAAGATTATAACCTTATATTTGATAGCAGAAAgcgcttttttttaatgattggtgaatgctaaaagatttactgtggtcaactatagtctcataaggtagaaatgccgtgttctatgctcatttctttcaaattaaactctgtatccttcattagaatccattgttttcgacagTTATTCaccttttttttacatattaaaacaataatattaattgtggtaaatcttatttgggagtaagagtccATCTTTAAAGAAATTCATATGAACTTCCTTCATTTTTCACACAAACCTctttctttttgttatattgaaatatggAAAGAATATTAAACTTTcccatatatacatgtatttcacataaacatgaaaaacttgTATCACATCTACATATataatggtacatgtatattgaaataatcttTATTCTTGTATATTTACACATACATATTTAGGGTCATATGAACTGGCAGTGGCTATCCGATCACAACTGGGTCACCTTGTTCTCTGAAAAAAGAGATTTGTCTTTCAAATGGTGATGGTGTAAGTCCTACTGTTTCAAAATGCAAATGCACTATCTAGACTAAACCCTGTTATTGTGCCGACCAACCGTTGTGCCTGAAACAAATCAGTCAGTTACATATAATGGCAATTACACCGAAAGCTGCACAAGAATATTGCATAAGGTCCAATAGGCAAACTAGCGGATCCATTGGGGGTCaaaagtttcttttttatttctgtttaggagaaaaaagtaataaaatacgcccaaaatgctacatttcagactagaaattgttaaaatgttttttgggggagccgtattttattacctttttctcctatattgaaataaaaagttaatttggacgattttaggggggTGATGTGCTCCACCCATCCCCCGGATCCGCTAGTGACCGTCTCCAGCATCGACGGTGCTACAGTTATATGTGTGCTTACTAGCCTTGTTCGTTATATAAATAAGTTTGTAATACACTCAGGATAAAAGGAAATTAGTTTGTTACACAGATGTAAGCAACTCTGGATGTATGAAAGACATCTGAAAGGTCCTGAGGGCTATGTTATATCGGAAGTTTACTGCATTTAGGTGTGCGTTGAGCATGTGCAGGGGCGGATCTAGGATCGACGTTAGAAGTGGCGTATCTTCGGTGcttaaccttttgacttgcgcccctccctcagaaccgaattATTTTGGGTTAGTGTTTGGAGGGAGGGAGGGGGTACAATTTCTTGTCTGCATTCGTGCaatttgggcgtattttattactcttttttatCTAAGGGGTGCCCCCCCCCCGTGGATCCACTAGTGAGGTATAATATGAACACGGTACGTACGCCATGCAGAGTGGGTAGTTTTGCACCTCACAGCCGTTGTCGTCCCACTGAAGTTGGGCGCTGTCTCTGAAGATTGCTAGGCAATGCTGGCCACTCAGGTTATCCGGTTCTGAGGGGGCCCAGTTAAAGTATGTTAGGGGCTCCAGCGACACGGGGGCCAAGAACACACCCTCCTGGAGTAGGTCCGTTCCCCCAATCCATAGCTGAGCCGTCTTGATCAGGGCTGGAAATTAGTTCATTACATGGGTATTCTTATTTCACTTTCGCGTTCGCTGTATCTCTCAActtatttgcgtaaatatctgcaaaccaatgaaaaaagattgctgacaaaagatcagatcgcagattttcctATTTctattcgaaaattaatgttttatggcttaaaccgttactaacagtttaagaaaaatgcattaaacatattttttgttcttaattataaacatttgcgATCTTTTtctttgtcaacagtcttatataactgtttttcataagttttcgcaaaaattggctcgtttcaatgcaaaaaaataaaaaaaaagttgtcaaaacgttcaatctgtgagagtgcagctttaatggttTTTACAACACCATGCTGTTCAGAGCTTTCACGGTGTATGCTACAATTTTTGGCTTGATCCCCACCCCAGCTACGAACCATGCTGTCCGTGTATGTAGCCCTCAATGAGGACACAAACTACAGTTATCGGGCTGATCCCCATCCCAGCTACGTACCATGCTGTCCGTGTATGTAGCCCTCAATGAGGACACAAGCTACAGTTATCGGGCTGATCCTCATCCCAGCTACGTACCATGCTGTCCGTGTATGTAGCCCTCAATGAGGACACAAGCTACAGTTATCGGGCTGATCCCCATCCCAGCTACGTACCGTGCTGTCTCTGTATGTAGCCGCCAATGAGGACACGAGTAAACATTATCGGGCTGATCCCCATCCCAGCTACGTACcgtgctgtcagtgtatgtaGCTGCCAGTGAGGACACGAGTTACCGT
Proteins encoded in this window:
- the LOC128234833 gene encoding heterogeneous nuclear ribonucleoprotein A2 homolog 1-like → MKIEMADENSTFEERTEQGPERRERNREGRDYDRRDRGKRKRDMDDYGEDSERFRKLFIGGLCYSTTNEVLKEYYEQWGEVTDSIVMMDPETRRSRGFGFVTYKESSMLEECMSNRPHIIDGRTVDAKRAMPKTGRNSNTSESKESVYKMFVGGLRDMTTTASLKEAMEQFGSVRHVELMMDKNTGRHRGFAFVTFDDTDSVDKAVLKQHVMVDSKEVEMKKAEAKTNKGRGRDREDSMWNMGGNMGGGGGGGGNMGMGNKMGNQMGMGGNMGGMGMNNMGMGGNMGMGGNMGMGGNMGMGGNMGGNMGMGGNMGGMGMGNYNMGQGMGGMGGNMGMNNMGMAGNYGGYGGYGMGGNMGMGGNMGMGGNMGMGGNMGGNMGMMNNQAGQTTTGASTGGKDSTKNAVAPMNSGQTSSTSSQASGQGYNQQQMMPNQMGMQNPMGMMGNQMGMMGNQMGMMPNQMGYNQMGMMGNYGGYGMGMGMQGMGGNPMMNQMQGQGQMGGQGQMGQGQQMGNQQQMGMMGQQQQPQIQGADKSGAAPATGGYGMAGQQGWGTGSGEYNAGGDYSAQGKASGGR
- the LOC128234836 gene encoding perlucin-like, whose amino-acid sequence is MFLLKITAIFGLTFGCVWGACFPGYESLGEFCYAIPHVRASWAEAEQYCQNLGGHLAVIRDATQEALVDGYIHRQHALIKTAQLWIGGTDLLQEGVFLAPVSLEPLTYFNWAPSEPDNLSGQHCLAIFRDSAQLQWDDNGCEVQNYPLCMAEQGDPVVIG